A section of the Chryseobacterium scophthalmum genome encodes:
- a CDS encoding BamA/TamA family outer membrane protein, with amino-acid sequence MSCKHFKNSPQKYYKIISFATFVGLLYACSTTKKVPDGEYLLTQNNFEFEDKKQFFDDELEDYVQQKPNKKQLLFMPLSLLLYNAANPKYDTILNEYMTYPSEMRNQKLRDSLFTKYNMQSSVGNSLFMDRLYHNWGTPPVILDQTRTEKSAQSIEKRMTYRGFWDAEVKYAHKLDSTAKKASVKYSITHNSPTNIKEYYYHIPDLGIKGLYQQKMHESLVRSGQLLDQTVLEKEITRINDWMRENGYYRFNAGNDEVGFVADSLLSRKEVPLVLEIRKDSINRPYKRATFGNIDVAIVDRHSDFPRRTVKDSLRRIRFHKMNENYKTSALWRTIIVDSKTIYDQKKLDLTKRNLLAMNNFSILKARDSLRQGGATAPNDSIVDVLYILKPLDKYELKIGTDVNYSQLLNLGVSPSVDLTTRNVFRGAENLTTSVAGTFGSIRNPKNLDTRILAYEYSAQGSLSFPRLLLPFNYYKLIPKRYTPTSSIVLGASVQNNIGLGRTNFNTGLNYFANVNDQVSHRLTLFNTLFSLTKNKDSYYDFFVNDDVVRQTVFNDYFISNPQIKQDFESGILSRDQVSEKIIGDLGYAASVATDPKKADDLLSFLGTIVNKDRQTQDVLISSMIYNFIYNEIGKKDYPNAFYFNGKVELAGNIPSVFNQKRQDDGGILRSPERTIFGIPYAQFVKFDFDVRKYFKFNGNQTLALRQFIGIGIPYGNSSAMPFVRSYFNGGSNDIRAWVAFGGLGPGGSQIDEKVRTYLMGNIKLTTNIEYRIPFTEMYEGAIFTDIGNVWNTENNGFDDQFKFNKFIREMGIGSGFGLRVNVAYITLRVDLAYKIYDPNKPDGDRWRFHDIKPLKPTLNIAFGYPF; translated from the coding sequence ATGAGCTGTAAGCATTTTAAGAATTCTCCTCAAAAATATTATAAAATAATATCATTTGCAACATTTGTAGGTTTACTTTATGCATGCAGTACCACAAAAAAAGTTCCGGATGGTGAATATCTGCTTACTCAAAACAATTTTGAATTTGAAGATAAAAAACAGTTTTTTGATGATGAGCTGGAAGATTATGTACAGCAGAAGCCCAACAAGAAGCAATTGCTTTTCATGCCGCTAAGTCTTCTTTTATACAATGCAGCCAATCCTAAATACGATACGATTCTTAATGAATATATGACGTATCCGAGTGAGATGAGAAATCAGAAACTTCGTGATTCTCTTTTTACAAAATACAATATGCAGAGCAGTGTTGGTAATAGTCTTTTCATGGACAGACTATATCATAATTGGGGAACTCCACCTGTAATTTTAGATCAGACCAGAACTGAAAAAAGTGCGCAATCTATCGAAAAAAGAATGACGTACAGAGGTTTTTGGGATGCGGAAGTAAAATATGCCCACAAGCTTGATTCTACAGCTAAAAAAGCGTCTGTAAAGTATTCTATTACACACAACAGTCCTACAAATATTAAAGAATATTATTACCACATTCCAGATTTAGGAATTAAAGGACTTTACCAGCAAAAAATGCACGAAAGTTTGGTAAGAAGCGGACAATTGCTGGATCAGACTGTTTTAGAGAAAGAAATTACCAGAATCAACGACTGGATGCGTGAAAACGGATATTACAGATTCAATGCAGGAAATGATGAGGTAGGTTTTGTTGCAGATTCTCTTTTGAGCAGAAAAGAAGTTCCGTTGGTTTTAGAAATTCGTAAAGATTCCATCAATCGTCCTTACAAAAGAGCTACTTTTGGAAATATTGACGTCGCAATTGTTGACCGTCATTCAGATTTTCCAAGAAGAACAGTGAAAGACAGTCTTAGAAGAATTAGATTTCATAAAATGAATGAAAATTATAAGACTTCGGCTTTATGGAGAACTATTATTGTTGATAGTAAAACTATTTATGATCAGAAAAAATTAGACCTTACCAAAAGAAACCTTTTGGCAATGAATAATTTTAGCATCCTTAAAGCCAGAGATTCTTTGAGACAAGGCGGTGCAACTGCACCAAACGACAGTATTGTAGATGTTTTATATATCTTGAAACCTTTAGATAAATATGAGCTAAAGATAGGAACAGATGTCAATTATTCTCAGTTACTAAATTTAGGGGTTTCTCCTTCTGTAGACCTTACAACCCGAAACGTGTTTCGTGGTGCAGAAAACTTGACGACGAGTGTTGCAGGAACTTTCGGATCGATCAGAAATCCTAAAAATTTAGATACAAGAATTTTAGCGTATGAATATTCTGCACAAGGCTCTCTAAGCTTTCCGAGATTATTGCTTCCGTTTAATTATTATAAACTTATTCCTAAAAGATATACTCCAACTTCATCAATTGTTTTGGGAGCTTCGGTGCAGAACAATATCGGTTTGGGAAGAACCAACTTTAATACAGGTTTAAATTATTTTGCCAATGTTAATGATCAGGTTTCTCACAGATTAACTTTGTTTAACACCCTTTTCAGTTTAACTAAAAATAAAGACAGTTATTATGATTTCTTCGTAAATGATGATGTTGTAAGACAGACTGTTTTTAATGATTATTTTATCTCTAATCCACAAATTAAACAGGATTTTGAGTCCGGAATTTTATCGAGAGACCAGGTTTCAGAAAAGATTATTGGTGATTTAGGATATGCAGCATCTGTTGCAACGGATCCTAAAAAAGCTGATGATTTACTTTCTTTTCTGGGAACAATTGTCAATAAAGACAGACAGACTCAGGACGTTCTTATTTCATCGATGATTTATAATTTTATTTATAATGAAATTGGTAAAAAAGATTATCCTAATGCTTTTTATTTTAACGGAAAAGTAGAATTGGCGGGAAATATTCCAAGTGTTTTTAATCAGAAAAGACAAGATGACGGTGGAATTTTAAGAAGCCCTGAAAGAACAATTTTCGGAATTCCATATGCACAGTTTGTGAAATTTGATTTTGATGTAAGAAAATATTTTAAATTTAATGGTAATCAGACTTTAGCGTTGCGACAGTTTATTGGGATAGGTATTCCTTACGGAAACTCTTCAGCAATGCCATTTGTAAGATCTTATTTTAACGGAGGTTCTAATGATATCCGAGCTTGGGTTGCATTTGGCGGTTTAGGACCGGGAGGTTCTCAGATTGACGAAAAAGTGCGTACTTATTTGATGGGGAATATTAAACTTACAACCAACATAGAATACAGAATTCCATTTACCGAGATGTACGAAGGTGCTATTTTTACTGATATTGGAAACGTTTGGAATACTGAAAACAACGGTTTTGATGATCAGTTTAAATTCAATAAATTCATCAGAGAAATGGGTATTGGTAGCGGATTTGGACTTAGAGTTAACGTTGCTTACATTACCTTAAGAGTAGATTTAGCTTATAAAATTTACGATCCGAATAAACCTGATGGTGACAGATGGAGATTCCATGATATTAAGCCATTAAAACCTACTTTAAATATCGCTTTCGGATATCCTTTCTAA
- a CDS encoding FecCD family ABC transporter permease — protein MSKKFKILCLFLLIAVILTAIINLNTGFLSLNFQDFFLDSTNSQIAEIRVNRVLVMLLAGISIPTSGFLMQEYFQNPLAGPDILGITSVASLSVAFYIFFSHNILLPEFLQNSFLSLSAIIGSLLLMLVLLSMSNKFQDKSYLIIFGFLVSAFAGAIVSLLQFYAENQSLKNYILWSFGANNMVSRNQIIVLAVLVFIGLLICFKTIKPLIGNSLGSSYAQSLGVNLNHLKLMIIVASSLLSASVTAFLGPILFIGIIVPHFCRLIYNPAKLWQQWILNMFLGMLMMLFFSVVAEKSQIPLNVISSVFGIPVILMMLLKQNKV, from the coding sequence ATGTCTAAAAAATTTAAAATCCTGTGTTTATTTTTACTAATTGCAGTTATTTTGACAGCAATCATTAATCTGAATACAGGATTTTTGTCTTTAAATTTTCAGGATTTTTTCCTGGATTCTACCAACAGTCAGATTGCAGAAATTCGTGTGAATCGCGTATTAGTAATGCTTTTAGCCGGGATTTCAATTCCTACATCGGGTTTTCTGATGCAGGAATATTTTCAAAATCCTCTTGCCGGACCGGATATTTTAGGAATTACCTCTGTTGCAAGTTTATCAGTTGCATTCTATATTTTCTTTTCACACAATATTTTACTGCCCGAATTTCTTCAAAATAGTTTTCTTAGTTTGTCTGCAATTATCGGAAGCTTGCTGTTGATGCTCGTTTTGCTGTCGATGTCAAATAAATTTCAGGATAAATCTTATCTTATTATTTTCGGCTTTTTGGTATCGGCTTTTGCGGGAGCTATTGTTTCTCTTCTTCAGTTTTATGCAGAAAATCAAAGCTTAAAAAATTATATTTTATGGTCTTTCGGAGCCAATAATATGGTATCGAGAAATCAGATTATCGTTCTTGCTGTTTTAGTTTTTATCGGATTATTAATTTGTTTTAAAACCATAAAACCCTTAATAGGAAATTCTCTTGGAAGTTCATACGCACAGAGTTTAGGAGTTAATTTAAATCATCTGAAATTGATGATCATTGTGGCTTCTTCTCTACTTTCAGCATCGGTTACAGCATTTTTAGGACCTATTTTATTCATCGGAATTATTGTTCCTCATTTCTGCAGGCTAATTTACAATCCTGCAAAACTTTGGCAACAATGGATTTTGAATATGTTTTTAGGAATGTTGATGATGTTATTCTTTTCAGTGGTTGCAGAAAAATCACAAATCCCGTTGAATGTAATCAGTTCAGTTTTTGGTATTCCTGTAATTTTAATGATGCTTTTGAAGCAGAATAAAGTGTGA
- a CDS encoding MarR family winged helix-turn-helix transcriptional regulator: MDNNKEKTENVDLILKQTWLAVSKMYTELAQEHDSTAVQALTLLKIDPKEGTRSTNLGPKMAIEPTSLTRIIKLLEDNGYIYKEKTTTDKREVIIKLTDKGLSSRNMSKEVVVNFNKKVMEKISPDKLETFKEVMSEIMKIAADLNNRK; the protein is encoded by the coding sequence ATGGATAATAATAAAGAAAAAACAGAAAACGTAGACCTCATTCTAAAACAGACTTGGTTGGCTGTTTCAAAAATGTATACTGAACTTGCACAAGAACACGATTCAACTGCTGTTCAGGCTTTAACATTACTGAAAATTGATCCAAAAGAAGGGACGAGAAGTACCAATTTAGGCCCAAAAATGGCAATCGAGCCAACTTCTCTAACAAGAATTATTAAACTCCTTGAAGACAACGGATATATCTACAAAGAAAAGACGACTACCGATAAAAGAGAAGTCATCATTAAGCTTACGGATAAAGGATTAAGCTCAAGAAACATGTCGAAAGAAGTAGTGGTAAATTTCAACAAAAAAGTGATGGAGAAAATTTCTCCTGATAAGTTGGAAACGTTCAAAGAAGTAATGAGTGAAATCATGAAAATTGCTGCCGACTTGAATAACAGAAAATAA
- a CDS encoding TlpA family protein disulfide reductase gives MKKIILTAILVTVLIGCKKEAEKTEENISATDSANVQDTAQPEMANISLKSVSTQQTADFLQKKNDTLYVTNFFATWCGPCVKEIPHFKKKIEELKDQPVKITFVSLDQKEIWNTEVPRFTLEHGIQNHTVLLDSQLLDGNFFTNNFKQWTGNAIPFTFMRRGDKTDETLGMISEEQLNEKISSLLK, from the coding sequence ATGAAAAAAATAATTTTGACTGCAATTTTAGTAACTGTTCTTATCGGTTGTAAAAAAGAAGCAGAAAAAACAGAAGAAAATATCAGTGCAACAGACTCTGCAAATGTTCAGGATACTGCACAACCAGAAATGGCAAATATCTCTTTAAAATCTGTTTCTACACAACAAACTGCCGACTTTTTGCAAAAGAAAAATGATACACTATATGTTACCAATTTCTTTGCAACTTGGTGTGGACCGTGTGTAAAAGAAATTCCTCATTTTAAAAAGAAAATTGAAGAGCTAAAAGATCAGCCTGTAAAAATTACTTTTGTAAGTTTAGATCAAAAAGAAATTTGGAATACTGAAGTTCCTCGTTTTACTTTAGAGCATGGAATTCAAAATCATACTGTTCTTTTAGACAGCCAACTCTTGGATGGGAATTTTTTCACAAATAATTTTAAACAATGGACAGGAAACGCAATTCCGTTTACGTTTATGAGAAGAGGCGACAAAACTGACGAAACATTGGGAATGATCAGTGAAGAGCAGCTCAACGAAAAAATTTCTTCTCTTTTAAAATAA
- a CDS encoding ABC transporter ATP-binding protein, giving the protein MHLQIKQANIGYDKNLISNANASLNLGDVCLLIGNNGVGKTTLIKSILHQNPLLSGEILINNKSVKHLSVKEIAENIAIVFSKAVIPQNFTVEDLISLGKYIYYPFYFELKKEDREEVSDIITELDLEQYKNTPLKNLSDGNLQKAFIGRALTQNSPIIILDEPTTHLDEKNKIIILKTLRKLAKEQNKLILFSSHDWRLAKEFADKIWYVKNQELFSGIVEDILLKHDELTNASLFQVNKNFVAPSIISPEIQKEMLYSLLQKNFQKDLSLFHFQYNDTFWEISYKNEIYKCESFEEIVNLVTKLH; this is encoded by the coding sequence ATGCACCTACAAATAAAACAAGCCAATATCGGCTACGACAAAAACTTAATTTCAAATGCCAATGCATCTTTGAATTTAGGAGACGTTTGCCTGCTGATTGGAAATAATGGTGTTGGAAAAACTACTTTAATTAAATCTATTCTTCATCAAAATCCTTTGTTGAGCGGAGAAATTTTAATTAACAACAAAAGTGTAAAACATTTATCGGTAAAAGAAATTGCCGAAAATATTGCCATTGTTTTTTCTAAAGCGGTCATTCCACAGAATTTTACGGTTGAAGATTTAATTTCTTTGGGAAAATACATTTATTATCCTTTTTATTTTGAACTTAAAAAAGAAGATCGAGAAGAAGTTTCAGATATTATTACAGAATTAGATTTAGAGCAATACAAAAATACTCCTCTAAAAAATCTGTCTGACGGAAATCTCCAAAAAGCCTTTATTGGACGTGCATTAACGCAGAACTCGCCTATTATTATCTTAGATGAACCAACAACTCATTTGGATGAAAAGAATAAAATTATTATTCTAAAAACCCTTCGGAAACTTGCCAAAGAACAAAACAAGCTGATTTTGTTTTCTTCCCACGATTGGCGTTTGGCAAAAGAATTTGCCGATAAAATCTGGTATGTTAAAAACCAAGAATTATTTTCCGGAATTGTTGAGGATATTTTACTAAAGCATGATGAGTTGACCAATGCATCATTATTCCAGGTGAATAAAAATTTTGTCGCTCCTTCCATTATTTCGCCCGAAATTCAAAAAGAGATGCTCTACTCTTTATTGCAAAAAAACTTTCAAAAAGACCTTTCATTATTCCATTTTCAATATAACGATACATTTTGGGAGATTTCTTACAAAAACGAAATCTACAAATGCGAATCCTTCGAAGAAATCGTCAATTTGGTTACAAAGCTTCATTAA
- a CDS encoding SanA/YdcF family protein, which yields MRIIRNIFKLFFVSVEIVFLLICLSNAWVFGLTNGRTYTKISKIPPREVALVLGTSPRMRSGLSNPYFTKRMDATALLYHHGKIKKIIVSGEKSKGYNEPAAMKNYLIYQEGVPEEIIIEDPEGFNTYKSILRCKDVYNKKNVIIVSQGFHNLRALFFARNNNMNALGFDAQDVTKPESYYRNQSREILARVAAVVYFIFGISSD from the coding sequence TTGAGAATCATCCGAAACATATTCAAATTATTTTTTGTGTCAGTAGAAATTGTTTTTCTTCTGATATGTTTGTCTAATGCCTGGGTTTTCGGATTGACCAATGGTAGAACTTATACCAAGATTTCAAAAATTCCGCCAAGAGAAGTTGCTTTGGTTTTAGGAACCTCTCCAAGAATGCGTTCCGGGCTTTCTAATCCTTATTTTACCAAAAGGATGGATGCAACTGCATTGCTCTATCATCATGGAAAAATTAAGAAAATTATTGTAAGTGGTGAAAAAAGTAAAGGGTATAACGAACCTGCCGCAATGAAAAATTATTTGATTTATCAGGAAGGTGTGCCCGAAGAAATCATTATAGAAGATCCTGAAGGTTTTAATACGTACAAAAGTATCTTAAGGTGTAAAGATGTTTACAATAAAAAAAATGTGATTATTGTTTCTCAGGGTTTTCATAATCTGAGAGCATTATTTTTTGCACGAAACAATAACATGAATGCTTTAGGTTTTGATGCGCAAGATGTTACAAAACCAGAGAGTTACTACAGAAACCAATCTCGCGAAATCCTCGCAAGAGTGGCCGCTGTAGTTTATTTTATTTTTGGAATTTCTTCGGATTAG
- a CDS encoding flavin reductase family protein — MEQQIYKGKLTQFHRLKIAKKEDLTKNTFSLELEIPEDLEENFKFEAGQFVSIKFNTEGKEVINDYSMTSAPYEKKIALGIKINSENGATAQLYNNYEVGDELLVSEPSGRFTLVSKPSEFRTIVGFAAGIGITPILSHFKNILHNEPRTRLFLFLGNKRSEELVYRDLLDNLARQHHNRLQIFYFYSQEKTADQFFYGRLDAKKLNLIINQILHLDDTDEESTIWDAVDEVLICGKGEMIKTLANACYHHGIPKKNIHFELFEEFNDDIYPVEKEFPLIENVQVDFQLLGKKYQTVLSNNREKILQQLLIQKFPVPYSCKSGICGSCECTVEEGEVELLENEYLTEKEEAQGKILACMSIAKTKKIKLNFDFN; from the coding sequence ATGGAACAACAAATCTATAAAGGAAAACTGACGCAGTTTCACCGCCTAAAAATAGCTAAAAAGGAAGACCTGACCAAAAATACTTTTTCGCTGGAGCTTGAGATCCCGGAGGATTTAGAAGAGAATTTTAAGTTTGAAGCAGGGCAATTTGTAAGTATAAAATTCAATACTGAAGGAAAAGAAGTTATTAATGATTATTCAATGACTTCGGCTCCGTATGAGAAAAAAATAGCTTTAGGAATTAAAATAAATTCTGAAAACGGTGCAACCGCACAGCTTTATAACAATTATGAAGTTGGTGATGAATTGCTTGTGAGCGAACCCAGCGGAAGATTTACTTTAGTCTCCAAACCCAGCGAATTCAGGACGATTGTAGGTTTTGCTGCGGGAATTGGAATTACTCCCATTTTAAGCCATTTTAAAAACATCCTTCATAATGAACCGCGAACAAGACTGTTTCTTTTTCTGGGAAATAAACGCTCTGAAGAACTTGTTTACCGTGATCTTTTAGATAATCTTGCAAGGCAACATCACAACAGACTACAGATTTTCTATTTTTATTCGCAGGAAAAAACAGCAGATCAGTTTTTCTACGGAAGATTAGATGCAAAAAAATTGAATTTAATTATCAATCAAATCCTACATTTGGATGATACCGATGAAGAATCTACCATTTGGGATGCCGTTGACGAAGTTTTAATTTGTGGAAAAGGGGAGATGATAAAAACTTTAGCCAATGCTTGTTATCACCACGGAATTCCAAAAAAGAACATTCATTTTGAATTGTTTGAAGAATTTAATGATGATATTTATCCTGTAGAAAAAGAATTTCCGTTGATTGAAAATGTACAGGTAGATTTTCAGCTTTTGGGAAAAAAATATCAAACGGTACTTTCAAATAATCGGGAAAAAATTCTTCAACAGCTTTTGATTCAGAAATTCCCGGTTCCTTATTCATGCAAATCAGGAATTTGTGGAAGCTGCGAATGTACTGTAGAAGAAGGCGAAGTAGAACTTTTGGAAAACGAATATCTTACCGAAAAAGAGGAAGCTCAAGGGAAAATATTAGCGTGTATGTCAATTGCAAAAACTAAGAAAATAAAGCTTAACTTTGATTTCAATTGA